The following are from one region of the Salicibibacter kimchii genome:
- a CDS encoding metal-dependent hydrolase translates to MKGGTHLAGALAAAATYDMLAPETLPPIEGGWEAAVFFGASLLGGLVPDICHPQSKAGRRASVFSWLIRRIFGHRTFTHSLIFLVLIAVLTGTIPGTIGEMIQLGAFIGMASHYILDMLTSRGIQLFYPIDTTVRFPFHTRTGSWIGEGSVNVLCIAWVTYYGMWMVGI, encoded by the coding sequence ATGAAAGGCGGCACCCATCTTGCCGGCGCTCTAGCGGCCGCGGCGACTTATGATATGCTTGCACCCGAAACGCTCCCGCCCATCGAAGGTGGATGGGAGGCTGCTGTTTTTTTCGGTGCATCTCTGCTTGGGGGGCTGGTTCCGGATATATGCCATCCGCAATCGAAAGCAGGTAGACGCGCCTCTGTTTTTTCATGGTTAATAAGACGAATCTTCGGACACCGTACCTTCACCCATAGTTTGATATTCCTCGTCCTCATCGCCGTCCTCACAGGCACGATCCCGGGCACAATCGGGGAAATGATCCAATTAGGGGCCTTTATCGGGATGGCAAGCCATTACATCCTTGATATGCTTACGTCGCGGGGCATACAGCTTTTTTATCCCATCGATACAACGGTGCGTTTCCCTTTTCATACCAGAACCGGTTCCTGGATTGGGGAGGGGAGTGTTAACGTTCTCTGCATCGCTTGGGTCACGTATTATGGGATGTGGATGGTCGGCATTTAA
- a CDS encoding D-alanyl-D-alanine carboxypeptidase family protein, translating to MRQLFLFLIPITIFIIASLSLFSPQMIEEPATKQLSEKHVGLAEKIITPMGSDDVYINAEAVVLLDGDTGNVLWQKNANEPLPPASMSKVMTMYLILEALENEEMDIEDDVDISEVAAGTGGASIYLREGSVLSVADLFQATAIASANDASVALAEYAAGSEEAFIDRMNEKARELGLSQDAHFINASGLPHETLNFESRMTALDTALLGYHLLHDYPDIIDLTKQPTLSLSYRNQILPNTNELLESKDVDANIDGADVDQRTSFPEVDGLKTGYTRGAGYSFIGTSEQHGKRLIAVVMRTDSSEARFEETQKILKAGFEHVHEDLRVERE from the coding sequence ATGCGGCAATTATTTCTTTTTCTCATTCCGATAACCATTTTTATTATTGCGTCTTTATCCTTGTTTTCCCCTCAAATGATTGAAGAGCCCGCAACGAAACAATTATCGGAAAAACATGTTGGATTGGCGGAGAAAATCATCACACCGATGGGGTCCGATGATGTTTACATAAATGCAGAAGCCGTCGTTCTGTTAGATGGCGATACCGGCAACGTTCTCTGGCAAAAAAATGCAAATGAACCCTTGCCACCGGCAAGCATGTCAAAAGTAATGACGATGTATTTGATTTTGGAAGCGCTTGAAAACGAAGAGATGGATATTGAAGATGATGTGGATATTAGCGAGGTTGCCGCAGGGACCGGTGGCGCCAGCATCTATCTACGGGAAGGGTCTGTCTTATCGGTTGCGGATCTTTTTCAAGCAACAGCGATTGCCTCCGCCAATGATGCATCAGTGGCGCTAGCTGAATATGCAGCCGGAAGCGAAGAAGCTTTTATCGATCGTATGAATGAAAAGGCGAGAGAACTAGGGCTGTCTCAAGATGCGCACTTTATCAATGCCAGCGGTCTTCCTCATGAAACATTAAATTTTGAATCCAGAATGACTGCTCTGGATACAGCATTGCTCGGTTACCATTTGCTTCATGATTATCCGGATATCATAGACCTTACAAAACAACCAACGTTAAGCCTTTCATACAGGAACCAGATATTGCCCAATACCAATGAACTCTTGGAAAGTAAAGACGTGGATGCCAACATAGATGGGGCAGATGTTGATCAACGTACAAGTTTCCCCGAAGTGGATGGGCTAAAAACAGGCTATACCCGTGGGGCAGGATACTCATTTATCGGCACTTCCGAACAACACGGCAAACGATTAATAGCCGTTGTCATGCGTACAGATTCTTCTGAGGCTCGTTTTGAAGAAACGCAAAAGATATTGAAAGCCGGATTTGAACATGTACATGAGGACCTTCGGGTCGAGCGTGAGTGA
- a CDS encoding EamA family transporter, producing MYAYLLCILVVLFFAGNILVGKAINDLPPFTIAFFRLVIALVILFPIGYRTARKHRKQFITYPI from the coding sequence ATGTATGCGTATCTTTTATGCATTCTCGTTGTCCTATTTTTTGCGGGAAATATTCTCGTTGGCAAAGCCATTAATGACTTGCCGCCGTTTACGATTGCTTTTTTTCGTTTAGTGATCGCGCTTGTCATTCTTTTTCCAATTGGCTATCGCACGGCCCGGAAGCATCGGAAGCAATTTATAACATATCCAATTTAG
- a CDS encoding dimethylarginine dimethylaminohydrolase family protein, with product MSVDVQGERWHPSEKTFAEEMPEYWGHWYCDSEIAPLKAVLIHRPGDEINGIHKNNYSNYRFRAPIQPERARKQQDALAEIYRDHGIDVHYVQNQRADKPNAMYVRDLLFMTPEGAIVGRPGNPFRRGEERAVAQTLTDLGVPIISTVNGDGIFEGACAMWIDRETVLIGTGSRANESGVRQVEFELRNLGVTNIIRTQIPYGSIHLDGYMNMVDRNKMVIFPWHVTYDCAKQLMERGIHLIEATNIKEIKHTMALNFVALEPGKIIIPAGNPDTTALLEQEGIDVIAIEMDEIMNGWGANHCMTAFLRREPLM from the coding sequence ATGAGCGTGGATGTTCAAGGGGAAAGATGGCATCCTTCTGAAAAAACATTTGCTGAAGAGATGCCTGAATATTGGGGCCATTGGTATTGTGATTCGGAAATTGCTCCGCTGAAAGCCGTACTTATTCACAGACCGGGGGATGAAATCAATGGGATACACAAAAACAATTATTCCAATTATCGCTTCCGGGCTCCGATTCAGCCTGAACGAGCGCGAAAGCAACAAGATGCGTTAGCGGAAATATACCGAGATCATGGCATTGATGTACACTACGTCCAAAACCAAAGGGCGGACAAGCCCAATGCCATGTATGTCAGAGATTTGCTGTTCATGACACCGGAAGGAGCGATCGTGGGAAGACCCGGGAATCCTTTCAGACGCGGAGAAGAAAGAGCAGTCGCTCAGACGTTGACGGACCTGGGTGTTCCCATTATCTCAACGGTTAATGGGGACGGGATTTTTGAAGGCGCCTGTGCCATGTGGATTGACCGTGAAACCGTCTTGATCGGAACCGGAAGCAGAGCAAACGAATCCGGAGTCAGACAAGTGGAGTTTGAGTTGCGAAATCTCGGCGTCACCAACATTATCCGCACGCAAATTCCTTACGGCAGCATCCATTTAGATGGGTATATGAATATGGTTGATCGAAACAAAATGGTCATTTTCCCGTGGCATGTAACCTATGATTGTGCCAAACAGTTAATGGAACGTGGCATTCACCTAATTGAAGCTACGAATATCAAGGAAATAAAGCATACGATGGCATTAAATTTTGTGGCCCTCGAACCGGGGAAAATCATCATTCCGGCTGGAAATCCCGATACGACGGCATTGCTCGAACAAGAAGGCATCGACGTCATTGCCATCGAGATGGATGAGATTATGAACGGGTGGGGAGCAAATCACTGCATGACCGCTTTTCTGAGAAGGGAGCCTCTGATGTAA
- a CDS encoding DUF429 domain-containing protein: protein MLSKVFGIGWDVGGWMGNNHGVAICEWDPATTTIDWIGTPTEIAIPENGNLSLQHLIRAVDPSFTFDASDHNQHIIGVDAPLGYPKTFIQFINGEINHVDKPEKEIHNPLAYRYTDRVIYKTQAKKPLSAVFDRIGNNTTVAMSHAKMWEKRNGFKIYPMAKQEKADKKIIIEVYPALIKASKTSEAHANLKPYLPTDVKPGTDAYDACICALYAVAFGANDAPLPNLAHPPVHAKEAVKEEGWIYYFEKGE, encoded by the coding sequence ATGCTTTCTAAAGTATTCGGCATTGGTTGGGATGTCGGCGGTTGGATGGGAAACAATCACGGTGTCGCGATTTGTGAATGGGATCCGGCAACGACCACCATCGATTGGATAGGCACACCGACCGAAATTGCCATCCCGGAAAATGGAAATTTGTCATTGCAACACTTAATACGTGCAGTTGATCCTAGCTTTACCTTTGACGCTAGCGATCACAATCAACACATAATTGGCGTGGATGCCCCGCTTGGTTATCCAAAAACGTTTATACAATTCATCAATGGCGAAATCAACCACGTGGATAAGCCGGAAAAAGAAATCCACAATCCTCTCGCCTATCGATATACTGACAGGGTCATCTATAAAACGCAGGCGAAAAAGCCTTTATCCGCGGTTTTTGATCGAATCGGAAATAACACCACCGTCGCTATGTCCCATGCGAAGATGTGGGAAAAACGCAATGGCTTCAAGATCTATCCAATGGCAAAGCAAGAAAAAGCAGACAAGAAAATCATTATAGAAGTGTATCCCGCTTTGATTAAAGCGTCAAAAACTTCAGAAGCTCATGCAAACCTCAAACCGTACTTACCCACCGACGTGAAACCGGGAACCGATGCCTACGATGCCTGTATTTGCGCCCTCTATGCCGTAGCTTTCGGCGCAAACGACGCTCCTTTGCCCAATCTCGCCCACCCTCCGGTACATGCAAAAGAAGCGGTAAAAGAAGAAGGGTGGATTTATTACTTCGAAAAGGGTGAATGA
- a CDS encoding protein-L-isoaspartate(D-aspartate) O-methyltransferase yields the protein MQNQEKDIIRYFEQMDRSYFVDENKELASLDRPISIGYGQTISQPTLVLKMTLELDLFPQSSVLEIGTGSGFQTALLAAFSDTVYTVERIKALHEWAKGKLHESAFTNIHLKRGNGSLGWKENAPYDRIMVTAAASEVPAQLLEQLKNGGKMIIPIGSPHSQDLTLIEKNEQGEVTSTFIMPVVFVGLVDSED from the coding sequence TTGCAGAACCAAGAAAAAGACATCATCCGCTATTTTGAACAGATGGATCGTAGTTATTTTGTCGATGAAAATAAAGAATTGGCCTCCTTGGACCGACCTATATCCATCGGCTATGGTCAAACGATTTCCCAACCAACGCTCGTTTTAAAGATGACGTTGGAACTTGATCTTTTCCCTCAATCGAGTGTACTGGAAATCGGGACGGGTTCCGGTTTTCAAACTGCTTTACTTGCCGCATTTTCCGACACAGTCTATACCGTTGAACGCATTAAAGCCTTGCATGAGTGGGCAAAAGGAAAATTGCACGAATCGGCATTTACGAACATTCACCTTAAACGGGGAAACGGAAGCCTTGGCTGGAAGGAAAACGCTCCCTATGACCGCATTATGGTGACTGCCGCCGCTTCTGAAGTTCCGGCACAACTCCTCGAACAGTTAAAAAACGGCGGAAAGATGATCATACCCATCGGCAGCCCGCACAGCCAAGACTTGACGTTAATCGAGAAGAACGAACAAGGAGAGGTTACATCCACATTCATTATGCCGGTCGTGTTTGTAGGTTTGGTCGATAGTGAAGATTAA